DNA from Gracilinanus agilis isolate LMUSP501 chromosome 3, AgileGrace, whole genome shotgun sequence:
atcagttcatcaAAATCATCCCAaggttttctgaaatcttcctgctcgtcatttcttatagcacaatagtattccattacaaatattTACCACGACCTGTTCAGCCACTCCCTGATGGATGAGcaatctttcaatttctaattatttgccatcacaaaatatttgttacaaataattttgtacatataggttctttttccttttttttctttttgacatctttgggatatagatatgGTAGTGGAATTATTGTATtaaagttttatagccctttggtcagAATTCTAAATTGCTATCTAGAACAGTtgtatcagtttacaactccaccaacaatgcattagaaTACCAAATTTCCTATATCCCagccaacatttatcattttccttttgagtCATATTCGACAATTTGATAAAAGTATGAggttcagagttgttttaatttgggtttttctaatcagtagtgattaagaatattttcccatgtctATAGACTGTTTTGATTTCTATATATGAAAACTACCTGCttatatcctttaatcatttattgattttctttctaatctttggCATTAATTTTGTTaatgcaaaatcttttaaaatttaatataattaaaatgatctgTTTTAGGTATCATAATGCTCTCTAGCTCTTGTTTGGTTATGAATTCTctctatccatagatctgataggcaAATGATTTCATGGTCAACTAATCTGATTATGGTTGCAtcctttatttataaatcatttactcattttgaccttatcttggtagattttgtgagatgttggtctatatctagcttctgccatattattttccagttttcctggaAGGTTTtctcaaataatgagttcttgttccaaaaatTTAGATCTTTTGGTTTATCGAAGACTAGAGTACTATGGTCATTTCCTATTGTGTATTGTAATTTTTTATAGTGTATTGTACACTTAATCTATTCCATCAATCTTTCACTATATGCATCAATGTGAGTCTGCCTTTTATCCAGGATGTTCCTTGGTCTACATGCTGATCCAATTTGAGATTCTGATATTCTATCATATAACTGAGACTGGCAGTATATATAGAATACAAGATATCCTGGTTCAGTTGCAATGTTTTTGCAATCTTTTGAAACTACATCCTTCATTCAGCATATTGCAGATCATGAATAGTAATTGTAGACAGATATAAGGCAGTTTTTCTATATTCTTCATTACCTTTCTTATACTATTAACAGTCACCTCtcatgttataaaatataatttgatattGGAATTTGAACATTTCTAACTCTATGACACAAATTCATTATGGATGAGTCTAATCTTTTCGTATATCTTACTTAAGAATCCTATCCTACCTGTATTTTAGGTCTAGTAAACAATtgctaagagttttttttaatgtaatatgtTACTGTTGTTAAAATAACATTTGTTAGTAATAATAAAGAACAGATTCATTAAAGTACAATTCGATAATTTACCATGACACAGAAGTGACAATAGTTTCTAAATTCTATGCCAGAAGAACAAACATTTAGATATGGCAGAAAGTGTACAGGCAATGACCAAGTGATCATGATTTCCAACCTCCCTAAAAGCAAGAATGCTCATCACCTGAAGAATAGCCATTAGCCACCAGGATGTGTGGGTGTGcatgtatttcatatatatatatttctctagtCTATATCTTCTGATGGCTAATAGATTATTGGCACCTATGTATCTACACACATAGACACCTATGTATCTAcacatttatgcatatatgtttatatacatacatctaaatatattaacatatgtgtatacatagatatattatataaatatattaaatacatatgaAAACTATCCTGTAGGAAAGATAAGTATCAGTTTAGATTGATAGGGGAATAACATGCACTATTCAAAACACGAATACTCAGAATTCAATATGTTTTATATTGTTATTACTATCAATCATATAAGAAAGAGTGTTGGTTTTGTAGTCAGTAAAAGTGTTTAATACATAGATATTTCCTGAAATTTAAATCTTTCATCTTACACTAACCATCAGAATAACATTGAACAAAACATTTAACCTCATGTGCTATAAGTAGCATTTTAGCAGTTACTTAATGCACTGATGAGTTAGTATCAATTTTGGTCAAGATCATTTCTCTACTTGATGTTTTCTTTGATGAATAAATTTCATATCctacatatatttttggattAATATCCATAATGATGGTTATACCTTTATGACACTTGTAGGCCTTATACTAGGTCTCTTTTCTAGGTTTTGGTCATAGTTGCTATAGCTTCACTGGAGTGATGTTTCTCACTTCCAGTTACTCCCCTAcacatattaaaatgaaaaatacttgcATGTAAAATGTCTATCCTAATATAGgttagatggattcacaaatttGATTAAGAGATGACTTGTTGAAAATCAGTGAGCACACATTTGATGGTAATATCAGAATTTAAATTTTCAGAAATTAATTCAGAAGCTCCTGATAGCTCAGAAATTTTCATGGGAATTAATGTCAGTAATTAGaagctttttttcttccttattgatTTTGGAAATACCTTTAAGAAAGATGAACGGTTGCTTTAACATGTAGAAATAGTCAAAATATGGGTATAAGGAAAAACAGATTGAGTATATTTAAAATGTAGCAAAATTTGCATgcacttgaaaaataaaatatgccagcaaaagaaatattattttaataatgtcTTGTTTATGTCCATTTACAGAGAAAGgattgataaacagaaataagcaatACTGTGAAGAGCCCGCTCTTTGCTTgtttgggtctctggaggtggaatgGTGtggcaaagaatgaaatgaaaacgagccagagtgcaagtcaaattgcagaggctgtttcttcttgtgccatctgctgatttttatttttatacccttttttctttatgatctcatacaggttttgattttcccatacattcaaaatcatgtattaacttttgaaacatcacaagattggcatttactaattatcttactgtggttaaacaaagaagcttgtcaagaattattcatttacggaatggcttagttggaacttattcttttcagtcaTCTGTAAGGTACAAGAACATTAGTTcatagctaagcataatagttaattatatttttaactaattaaatcatgtttATAGTTACgatatactattcattcccatcataaaTCCAGGAGATAATTATTgtagttgattacatctaataagatacaataatatcagtctggtccaaatgttgttcccatgctgttctttctgctatagggttaataagaatgcagttctggaagggtgattctgtgctaatttgtcattcccttattttccttgtgtttcactgtttctttggtctgcGGGATTTTGGTAACAAACTcgggccaggtattttcttgctgggaactttagaaacttgaaTTAattcactaactgctggttttttgctgggcttattctaggggaaatttctatactctagggggttttacaggggtttattttgggatattgAGTAGTCTGTGAGTGTGATTGtccttgccatgaacctgtattgtttttctgtgtctccttggagccggataaggatattgattgcaatagtttcaatgcaagtgaacGTCATTgcaaaaagagtcacatagggtaaactgagtgtggaatctccatcctcctgacaaccttccatgctggattgtcagagcttgtgagtagccttgCTAAACATCACAGCCTCAATGGCTTCTGGCACAatacataattttacatatatatatatatatatatatatatatatacatgttttttaTCAGATAATGCCTTTTCTAATTAAGGGattgggggaaagaagggaattaCCTGAGtgtttaatgtaacaaacaaatgaataaatgaacttaaattttttaaaaagagtagaaGACCTGAAATAGATGTCCTGAGTTCTAGTTGCAGTTTTTTTTACTAACAAACCTTTGGCAAGTCTCtctgtttcaatttcctcttgTTAAAGAGGGCATTCAAGTAAATGACCATTAAGAACTTTTTTATGTACAACCCAatgtaattgcttgtcagctctgggaggggggaggaaaaagaggaggggaagaaaatgaatcatgtaaatgtggaaaaacattctaaaaaagataaatatttttaaaaaaaagtctttcatcTCCTGAACTATGTTATTCACATATACACAaccacacacacagatacacacaaaaAACGAGCACATTCATTCATGCGCACATGCACTCATGCATACATGATATAGACTTGATAGtttctaaattcctttcctaCTATATGATTATTTGGATATATTTTTATGGgaattgggatttttttaatctttctccaAAATCCCTGTAAAAGTGAAGTAATTaatacagtgactggcacatatagtggttctatttaaatatttattcttgtCCCTCTTTCCTTGTAACTATTTCTTTAGTCATTGTTCTGTCACATAATCTCAGCAGTATATGGTACCTAAACACTAAGAACATAGATAGTAAAGAAATTGATGATGAGGAATGGGTTTGTGGATCATTAAATTTAGAAGTcagtttaaaattatatttcatctaATCTAtcaatctgttttgtttttgtgattgTCCAGCTCAGGGAATGCCATTTGCCATCCAAACCATACTTCTCACCTTTGTCATTTATGCACCCTTTCAACCACACTGAGGACAAGATTTCCACCTTTTTCCTCATTGGGATCCCAGGAATGGAACATGTGCACATCTGGATATCCATACCCATCTGCCTCATATATATCATTGCCACAGTGGGCAACTCTACTATTCTTCTCATCAAGACAGAGCCTTCTCTCCACGAACCCATGTACTATTTTCTCTCTATGCTGGCATTCTCTGATCTTTGcctatctttctcttccttgccaACCATGCTTAGAATCTTCCTGTTAAATGCTCCAGGAATCTCTGTTGATGCTTGCATTGCCCAGGAGTTCTTCATCCACACATTCACTGCCATGGAGTCCTCTGTGCTTGTAATCATGTCCTTTGACCGTTTCATAGCCATCCGCAATCCCCTACGATATAATTCCATTCTCACCAATGTCAGAGTCATTCAAATTGGGCTTTTCTTTGCCATTTCCAGTTTTGCATTTATAATCCCATTTCCTATTACTCTAAAGAGGCTGAGATTTTGTAAGGGAAACTACCTTTCTCATTCTTATTGTCTCCACCAGGATGTCATGAGATTGGCCTGTTCTGATAACAGAGTCAACATCATCTATGGATTCTTTGTAGCTCTGTTAGGCATGATGAACTTAGTACTGATTTTGTTTTCCTACATAATGATCCTAAAGACTGTTTTAGGCATTGCTTCCAACCAAGAACGTCTAAAAGCCTTCAACACTTGCATTTCTCATATCTGTGCAGTGCTCATTTTCTATGTACCTGTTGTCACCTTAGCTATTGTTCACCGCTTTGCCAAACATGGGTCCCCATTAATTAGGATCCTCATTGCTGATGTCTATGTCTTGGTTCCACCACTGATGAATCCTATTGTGTACTGTGTGAAGACTCGTCAAATCCGGGAGAAGGTCCTTGGGAAACTGTGTTTAAAGAAGGCCGGATAAAtgactagtattttttttttccagaatcctttcttttttactaATCCACAGTCTAAATGTTATGATCTTATTTGCTTCTGTCCCATAGCTGCAAAATGGCCAAATCATACAATTAATCCCATTTTTGGTCTGAAATAAAGATGATTTTATGGAAAATGGATGTGCCCagtaatcttattttatttgttattgatacataatttgtattttccttccagattttcttttccttaaatttttgtGGGtgtcttattatttattttctccctaaactcttaactatctctattttcttccctttatatatgttataattcATGGGTCTAATATTCTTTGTTACTTCTACTTTGTTACATCTACTTCATggattaaaataacttttagtaGTCTGGTATATCCTAATGGTTTGTTGTTCTGGATTCTTACTTGATTATTCTAGTTTTCGTGGTTTTTGCTCATCAGACTTCCCAAATATCTACATGACTGTTCTGAAtaatgattctattttttttaatagcgaCTCCTTATTCAAACACATTCTTTTGATCTTTCATCTATATaatcacatcaaaacacaaaaggtatcattggcttcagaacagaccaaggccaaggctgaattttgactgggttcttatcagaaagccaagttggagaatatttttctcagggttgaattgcccctgctaaggttttggccttggctgtaccaagCAGCGGccttcctggccaaaggggaagagtgttaatcatttaacttctgtttagctaggaacttaaaactttaaaataaggccataatacttttcaacaagaaatcagaGGAATCACAAAAGGGcacaaaagaggagtctcagatttttatctattctcttactgGCTTCCCACAAAATACAGCTATAACCTTTCTGACaagccttttttttccccaatctaAACATCATGGTAGAATCCAGTGCTTTCCAAACCTTGTTTGTTCTTTTTATCTATGCCGTTCCTAGACTGAAGCACTCAGAAATCAACACAATACTGTAGTTGTAAGCTGATAAGTATTGAATGCAAAAGGATTTTCACCAAAGCCTTAGCTAGATGCTAATCAAACATGATCTGAAAGGGGTTGAACCTTCACAGTTCATTTATTTGGGTCATAAGGTggaaaaagaagaaggggaaggagaagaaagaggagaaggaggaagagaagaaggagggggaagagaagaaggaggaggaggaggaggaggaggaggaggaggaggaggaggaggaggaggagNNNNNNNNNNNNNNNNNNNNNNNNNNNNNNNNNNNNNNNNNNNNNNNNNNNNNNNNNNNNNNNNNNNNNNNNNNNNNNNNNNNNNNNNNNNNNNNNNNNNNNNNNNNNNNNNNNNNNNNNNNNNNNNNNNNNNNNNNNNNNNNNNNNNNNNNNNNNNNNNNNNNNNNNNNNNNNNNNNNNNNNNNNNNNNNNNNNNNNNNNNNNNNNNNNNNNNNNNNNNNNNNNNNNNNNNNNNNNNNNNNNNNNNNNNNNNNNNNNNNNNNNNNNNNNNNNNNNNNNNNNNNNNNNNNNNNNNNNNNNNNNNNNNNNNNNNNNNNNNNNNNNNNNNNNNNNNNNNNNNNNNNNNNNNNNNNNNNNNNNNNNNNNNNNNNNNNNNNNNNNNNNNNNNNNNNNNNNNNNNNNNNNNNNNNNNNNNNNNNNNNNNNNNNNNNNNNNNNNNNNNNNNNNNNNNNNNNNNNNNNNNNNNNNNNNNNNNNNNNNNNNNNNNNNNNNNNNNNNNNNNNNNNNNNNNNNNNNNNNNNNNNNNNNNNNNNNNNNNNNNNNNNNNNNNNNNNNNNNNNNNNNNNNNNNNNNNNNNNNNNNNNNNNNNNNNNNNNNNNNNNNNNNNNNNNNNNNNNNNNNNNNNNNNNNNNNNNNNNNNNNNNNNNNNNNNNNNNNNNNNNNNNNNNNNNNNNNNNNNNNNNNNNNNNNNNNNNNNNNNNNNNNNNNNNNNNNNNNNNNNNNNNNNNNNNNNNNNNNNNNNNNNNNNNNNNNNNNNNNNNNNNNNNNNNNNNNNNNNNNNNNNNNNNNNNNNNNNNNNNNNNNNNNNNNNNNNNNNNNNNNNNNNNNNNNNNNNNNNNNNNNNNNNNNNNNNNNNNNNNNNNNNNNNNNNNNNNNNNNNNNNNNNNNNNNNNNNNNNNNNNNNNNNNNNNNNNNNNNNNNNNNNNNNNNNNNNNNNNNNNNNNNNNNNNNNNNNNNNNNNNNNNNNNNNNNNNNNNNNNNNNNNNNNNNNNNNNNNNNNNNNNNNNNNNNNNNNNNNNNNNNNNNNNNNNNNNNNNNNNNNNNNNNNNNNNNNNNNNNNNNNNNNNNNNNNNNNNNNNNNNNNNNNNNNNNNNNNNNNNNNNNNNNNNNNNNNNNNNNNNNNNNNNNNNNNNNNNNNNNNNNNNNNNNNNNNNNNNNNNNNNNNNNNNNNNNNNNNNNNNNNNNNNNNNNNNNNNNNNNNNNNNNNNNNNNNNNNNNNNNNNNNNNNNNNNNNNNNNNNNNNNNNNNNNNNNNNNNNNNNNNNNNNNNNNNNNNNNNNNNNNNNNNNNNNNNNNNNNNNNNNNNNNNNNNNNNNNNNNNNNNNNNNNNNNNNNNNNNNNNNNNNNNNNNNNNNNNNNNNNNNNNNNNNNNNNNNNNNNNNNNNNNNNNNNNNNNNNNNNNNNNNNNNNNNNNNNNNNNNNNNNNNNNNNNNNNNNNNNNNNNNNNNNNNNNNNNNNNNNNNNNNNNNNNNNNNNNNNNNNNNNNNNNNNNNNNNNNNNNNNNNNNNNNNNNNNNNNNNNNNNNNNNNNNNNNNNNNNNNNNNNNNNNNNNNNNNNNNNNNNNNNNNNNNNNNNNNNNNNNNNNNNNNNNNNNNNNNNNNNNNNNNNNNNNNNNNNNNNNNNNNNNNNNNNNNNNNNNNNNNNNNNNNNNNNNNNNNNNNNNNNNNNNNNNNNNNNNNNNNNNNNNNNNNNNNNNNNNNNNNNNNNNNNNNNNNNNNNNNNNNNNNNNNNNNNNNNNNNNNNNNNNNNNNNNNNNNNNNNNNNNNNNNNNNNNNNNNNNNNNNNNNNNNNNNNNNNNNNNNNNNNNNNNNNNNNNNNNNNNNNNNNNNNNNNNNNNNNNNNNNNNNNNNNNNNNNNNNNNNNNNNNNNNNNNNNNNNNNNNNNNNNNNNNNNNNNNNNNNNNNNNNNNNNNNNNNNNNNNNNNNNNNNNNNNNNNNNNNNNNNNNNNNNNNNNNNNNNNNNNNNNNNNNNNNNNNNNNNNNNNNNNNNNNNNNNNNNNNNNNNNNNNNNNNNNNNNNNNNNNNNNNNNNNNNNNNNNNNNNNNNNNNNNNNNNNNNNNNNNNNNNNNNNNNNNNNNNNNNNNNNNNNNNNNNNNNNNNNNNNNNNNNNNNNNNNNNNNNNNNNNNNNNNNNNNNNNNNNNNNNNNNNNNNNNNNNNNNNNNNNNNNNNNNNNNNNNNNNNNNNNNNNNNNNNNNNNNNNNNNNNNNNNNNNNNNNNNNNNNNNNNNNNNNNNNNNNNNNNNNNNNNNNNNNNNNNNNNNNNNNNNNNNNNNNNNNNNNNNNNNNNNNNNNNNNNNNNNNNNNNNNNNNNNNNNNNNNNNNNNNNNNNNNNNNNNNNNNNNNNNNNNNNNNNNNNNNNNNNNNNNNNNNNNNNNNNNNNNNNNNNNNNNNNNNNNNNNNNNNNNNNNNNNNNNNNNNNNNNNNNNNNNNNNNNNNNNNNNNNNNNNNNNNNNNNNNNNNNNNNNNNNNNNNNNNNNNNNNNNNNNNNNNNNNNNNNNNNNNNNNNNNNNNNNNNNNNNNNNNNNNNNNNNNNNNNNNNNNNNNNNNNNNNNNNNNNNNNNNNNNNNNNNNNNNNNNNNNNNNNNNNNNNNNNNNNNNNNNNNNNNNNNNNNNNNNNNNNNNNNNNNNNNNNNNNNNNNNNNNNNNNNNNNNNNNNNNNNNNNNNNNNNNNNNNNNNNNNNNNNNNNNNNNNNNNNNNNNNNNNNNNNNNNNNNNNNNNNNNNNNNNNNNNNNNNNNNNNNNNNNNNNNNNNNNNNNNNNNNNNNNNNNNNNNNNNNNNNNNNNNNNNNNNNNNNNNNN
Protein-coding regions in this window:
- the LOC123238727 gene encoding olfactory receptor 51A4-like, whose product is MHPFNHTEDKISTFFLIGIPGMEHVHIWISIPICLIYIIATVGNSTILLIKTEPSLHEPMYYFLSMLAFSDLCLSFSSLPTMLRIFLLNAPGISVDACIAQEFFIHTFTAMESSVLVIMSFDRFIAIRNPLRYNSILTNVRVIQIGLFFAISSFAFIIPFPITLKRLRFCKGNYLSHSYCLHQDVMRLACSDNRVNIIYGFFVALLGMMNLVLILFSYIMILKTVLGIASNQERLKAFNTCISHICAVLIFYVPVVTLAIVHRFAKHGSPLIRILIADVYVLVPPLMNPIVYCVKTRQIREKVLGKLCLKKAG